A single window of Chthonomonadales bacterium DNA harbors:
- a CDS encoding DUF488 family protein, whose translation MIRLKRAYEDASDADGRRVLVERLWPRGVTRDEAHLDAWMKNVAPSTELRKWYGHVVERWPEFKRRYREELQAPERQPLLEDLADRARKGDVTLVYGARDTEHNGAVVLRAFLGERYHV comes from the coding sequence ATGATTCGGCTGAAGCGGGCATACGAGGACGCTAGCGACGCCGACGGAAGGCGGGTCCTGGTGGAGCGGCTCTGGCCGCGCGGCGTCACGAGGGACGAAGCTCACCTCGATGCATGGATGAAGAACGTGGCGCCCAGCACGGAGCTTCGCAAGTGGTATGGGCACGTCGTGGAGCGCTGGCCCGAGTTCAAGCGGAGGTACCGCGAGGAGTTGCAGGCGCCTGAGAGGCAGCCGCTCCTTGAGGATCTGGCGGATCGGGCGAGGAAAGGCGATGTAACGCTCGTCTACGGTGCCCGAGACACCGAGCACAACGGCGCCGTCGTGTTGCGCGCCTTCCTGGGAGAGCGCTATCACGTTTGA
- a CDS encoding DUF5107 domain-containing protein: MTSLRVEPYHLPAADLGRPNPLPMFRGAEDDGAVDVDASVPREDRRHLGWRTAWRVLPHRMQDGYNRDRRPRALDSLVLENEHLRARFLPQLGGRMVSLLHLPTGRELLCRNPVFQPANLALRNAWFSGGVEWNAGQPGHHYLTCAPVFAGRVEGPDGDPVLRLYEWDRVKGFPWQIDFHLPSGSPVLFARARLVNPHDRELAQYWWTNIAVDEREDVRVLVPADSALCNPYWKAMQVVPLPAAAGRDMTYSTRAPHACDFFSRIPDGQRRWIAALDASGSGLFHTSTDRLKGRKLFCWGMGPGGRQWQEFLAEPGVAYIEIQAGLARTQMECVPMPARAEWAWTEAFGLLQADPSAVHGADWERAWRSADEAIEALLPRARVEEAHRALAAVAARAPAEVLRAGSGWGELERRRAAADGEADPLAEALPFEAALGPEQAPWLALLERGVLPPVDRRAEPGALMAQPEWRARLEASVRRPEGDHWLAWWHLGNMRLEERDPRAARTAWERSLRHTRTGWALRNLAVLAEREGDRDAALALRREAWEAGPPAPALAVELASALVDAGRFGEALELIAGLPEPARSHERVLLAWARAALETGRLEGVERVFDHPFATIREGEVTLTDLWFAWHARLLAAKEGVPVDEAIRRRARREFPPPRHIDFRMATVADEA, from the coding sequence ATGACCTCCTTACGCGTGGAGCCCTATCATCTGCCTGCCGCCGACCTGGGCAGGCCCAACCCGCTGCCCATGTTCCGCGGCGCCGAGGACGATGGCGCGGTTGACGTCGACGCCTCCGTGCCGCGGGAGGACCGGCGCCATCTGGGGTGGCGGACGGCGTGGCGCGTGCTGCCGCACCGTATGCAGGACGGCTACAACCGCGACCGCCGGCCGCGCGCGCTGGACTCGCTTGTGCTGGAGAACGAGCACCTGCGCGCCCGCTTCCTGCCGCAGCTCGGCGGCCGGATGGTCTCGCTCCTCCACTTGCCAACCGGCCGCGAGCTCCTCTGCCGCAACCCCGTCTTCCAGCCGGCCAACCTGGCGCTGCGCAACGCCTGGTTCAGCGGAGGCGTCGAGTGGAACGCCGGCCAGCCCGGCCACCACTATCTCACGTGCGCGCCGGTGTTCGCCGGGCGCGTGGAGGGGCCCGACGGCGACCCGGTCCTGCGCCTGTACGAATGGGACCGAGTCAAAGGCTTCCCCTGGCAGATCGATTTCCACCTTCCGTCCGGATCGCCGGTTCTCTTCGCCCGCGCGCGCCTGGTCAACCCGCACGATCGGGAGCTGGCGCAGTACTGGTGGACGAACATCGCCGTGGACGAGCGCGAGGACGTGCGGGTGCTGGTGCCCGCCGACTCGGCGCTCTGCAACCCGTACTGGAAGGCGATGCAGGTGGTGCCGCTGCCGGCGGCAGCCGGCCGCGACATGACCTACAGCACACGCGCGCCACACGCCTGCGACTTCTTCTCGCGTATCCCGGACGGCCAGCGGCGCTGGATCGCGGCGCTGGATGCCTCCGGCAGCGGGCTCTTTCACACCTCCACCGACCGCCTCAAAGGGCGCAAGCTCTTCTGCTGGGGCATGGGCCCGGGCGGTCGCCAATGGCAGGAGTTCCTGGCCGAGCCCGGCGTCGCCTACATCGAGATTCAGGCCGGCCTCGCGCGCACCCAGATGGAGTGCGTTCCCATGCCCGCGCGCGCGGAATGGGCCTGGACCGAGGCGTTCGGTCTGCTTCAGGCGGACCCCTCGGCGGTGCACGGCGCGGACTGGGAGCGGGCCTGGCGCTCCGCGGACGAGGCGATCGAGGCGCTGCTGCCCCGGGCTCGCGTGGAGGAGGCGCACCGCGCCCTGGCCGCCGTCGCCGCGCGCGCCCCGGCGGAGGTGCTGCGCGCGGGCTCCGGCTGGGGAGAGCTGGAGCGGCGGCGCGCCGCCGCAGACGGCGAGGCGGACCCCCTGGCGGAGGCGCTGCCGTTCGAGGCGGCGCTCGGCCCGGAACAGGCTCCCTGGCTCGCGCTGCTGGAGCGTGGCGTCCTGCCGCCGGTGGATCGACGCGCCGAGCCGGGCGCGCTGATGGCGCAGCCGGAGTGGCGCGCGCGGCTGGAGGCCTCGGTTCGCCGCCCCGAGGGCGACCACTGGCTTGCCTGGTGGCACCTGGGCAACATGCGCCTGGAGGAGCGCGATCCGCGGGCCGCGCGCACGGCCTGGGAGCGTTCGCTGCGGCACACCCGCACGGGCTGGGCGCTGCGCAACCTGGCCGTGCTGGCGGAGCGCGAGGGCGACCGCGACGCGGCACTGGCCCTTCGGCGCGAGGCATGGGAGGCGGGGCCGCCCGCGCCCGCCCTGGCCGTGGAGTTGGCGAGCGCCCTGGTGGACGCCGGCCGATTCGGCGAGGCGCTGGAGCTCATCGCGGGACTGCCCGAGCCGGCACGCAGCCACGAGCGCGTGCTGCTCGCATGGGCGCGCGCGGCGCTGGAGACCGGGCGTCTCGAGGGCGTAGAGCGCGTGTTTGACCACCCGTTCGCCACTATACGCGAGGGCGAGGTCACCCTGACCGACCTCTGGTTCGCCTGGCACGCCCGGCTCCTGGCCGCGAAGGAGGGCGTGCCGGTAGACGAGGCGATCCGCCGGCGCGCGCGCCGCGAGTTCCCGCCGCCGCGACACATCGACTTCCGCATGGCGACCGTGGCCGACGAGGCCTGA
- a CDS encoding methyl-accepting chemotaxis protein, giving the protein MHWFMNLRTGAKLVIGFGTCLVLAGVMAVVGIARLAAVNAASDSIVSDALAGTAALSRINGLMRQFRLYEFNYCIDKRDAGRAEHERDMAGTLSGVEQAMAAYDRSITAADDRASFERLGEEWKAYLAQHARVAALVRGGRPQQGLAMLDTSMTDAFVEQITPHLDEMIAWNEEHGRVRHREATAEYRSGRATLILLLTVSLLIGVGIALVIGRRAAAAMREITVSFDSIARGDLASMEAAMHSLAGGDLSASVKSAAEPLRIAVEDDFGQLGHAANAMIERLRSMMAAYGEAQASLRSALGQIGESTQHVARVSGELSSSAANTEAAAAEIARSMQEVSQAAEQSARTSQEIARGSEQSARAAGEAAEAMERLQRAVLSVHRGGEAQRQASDTVERETERASLGMAENVRIVATVGEAAVQTEGLAREGADTVQSAVGSMQRIQREVRTGVERVKALGQKGQQIGAIVQTIQEIAEQTNLLALNAAIEAARAGEHGRGFAVVADEVRKLAERSAVATREIGTLIGGVRSEVEAAVQVMEVSDAAVREGSEASSRTGEALARILSGSESITRLMAEARPIVESLATAMERVRQEVARVRDGAAENLQSATEMAANAEQVSGAIASVASVSQQTAAGAEEMSASAEEVSASTQNVSASIEEQTATAGEVNAAAQSLSAMAQELRALTARFHLDESAPARAADLRLAA; this is encoded by the coding sequence TTGCACTGGTTCATGAACCTCCGCACCGGAGCCAAGCTTGTCATCGGCTTTGGGACCTGCCTCGTGCTCGCCGGCGTCATGGCCGTCGTGGGGATCGCTCGGCTGGCTGCCGTCAATGCCGCCTCAGACAGCATCGTGTCCGATGCCCTGGCCGGCACCGCGGCGCTCTCGCGCATCAACGGGCTCATGCGCCAGTTCCGCCTGTATGAGTTCAACTACTGCATCGACAAGCGTGACGCGGGGCGTGCCGAGCACGAGCGCGATATGGCGGGCACGCTCTCCGGCGTGGAGCAGGCGATGGCGGCCTATGACCGCAGCATCACCGCGGCAGACGACCGGGCCAGCTTCGAGCGCCTGGGCGAGGAGTGGAAGGCCTACCTCGCGCAGCACGCCCGGGTGGCCGCGCTGGTGCGCGGCGGGCGCCCGCAGCAGGGCCTGGCAATGCTGGACACCTCGATGACGGACGCATTCGTGGAGCAGATCACCCCGCATCTCGACGAGATGATCGCCTGGAACGAGGAGCACGGGCGCGTCAGGCATCGCGAGGCGACCGCCGAGTACCGCTCCGGCCGCGCCACGCTGATCCTCCTGCTCACCGTCAGCCTGCTGATCGGCGTCGGCATCGCCCTGGTGATCGGCCGTCGGGCCGCCGCCGCGATGCGCGAGATCACCGTCTCGTTCGACTCCATCGCCCGCGGCGACCTGGCGAGCATGGAGGCCGCCATGCACAGCCTGGCCGGCGGCGACCTGAGCGCCAGCGTTAAGAGCGCCGCCGAGCCGCTTCGCATCGCGGTTGAGGATGACTTCGGGCAGCTCGGGCACGCCGCCAACGCCATGATCGAGCGCCTTCGAAGCATGATGGCGGCCTACGGCGAGGCGCAGGCGAGCCTGCGCTCCGCGCTCGGCCAGATCGGCGAGAGCACGCAGCACGTGGCGCGAGTGAGCGGCGAGCTCAGCTCCTCCGCAGCGAACACGGAGGCGGCCGCGGCCGAGATCGCGCGCTCGATGCAGGAGGTGAGCCAGGCGGCGGAGCAGTCCGCGCGCACCAGCCAGGAGATAGCGCGCGGCAGCGAGCAGAGCGCGCGGGCCGCCGGCGAGGCCGCCGAGGCCATGGAGCGCCTTCAGCGGGCCGTACTCAGCGTACACCGCGGGGGCGAGGCCCAGCGCCAGGCCTCCGACACCGTTGAGCGGGAGACAGAGCGCGCCTCACTCGGCATGGCCGAGAACGTGCGTATCGTCGCCACCGTCGGCGAGGCCGCTGTGCAGACCGAGGGCCTCGCGCGCGAGGGTGCCGACACCGTCCAGAGCGCTGTTGGGAGCATGCAGCGCATTCAGCGGGAGGTGCGCACCGGGGTCGAGCGCGTCAAGGCGCTCGGGCAGAAGGGTCAGCAGATCGGGGCCATCGTGCAGACGATCCAGGAGATCGCCGAGCAAACCAACCTGCTTGCCCTCAACGCCGCCATCGAAGCGGCGCGCGCGGGCGAGCACGGCCGCGGCTTCGCCGTGGTGGCCGACGAGGTGCGCAAGCTGGCGGAGCGGTCCGCAGTGGCCACGCGGGAGATCGGGACCCTGATCGGCGGCGTCCGCTCGGAGGTGGAGGCTGCGGTGCAGGTGATGGAGGTGAGCGACGCGGCCGTGCGCGAGGGCTCGGAGGCAAGTTCCCGGACGGGCGAGGCGCTGGCGCGGATCCTCTCGGGATCGGAGAGCATCACGCGCCTGATGGCCGAGGCCCGCCCGATCGTCGAGAGCCTGGCGACTGCGATGGAGCGCGTGCGACAGGAGGTCGCCCGGGTTCGCGACGGCGCGGCGGAGAACCTGCAGTCGGCGACGGAGATGGCGGCCAACGCCGAGCAGGTGTCCGGAGCCATCGCCTCGGTGGCCTCGGTGAGCCAGCAAACGGCGGCGGGAGCCGAAGAGATGTCCGCGTCGGCCGAGGAGGTCTCCGCGTCCACCCAGAACGTCAGCGCCTCCATCGAGGAGCAGACCGCCACGGCGGGAGAGGTGAACGCGGCGGCGCAGAGCCTGAGCGCGATGGCTCAGGAGCTTCGCGCGCTCACGGCGCGGTTCCACCTCGACGAGAGCGCGCCAGCGCGCGCGGCCGATCTGCGGCTCGCGGCCTGA
- a CDS encoding beta-galactosidase, with amino-acid sequence MVSRVLRALLPAAALAALGGAPPRLPAAPRVEPPVGWCAFYPSVDVGTDALPRSGASMLSVCAGGWGMAQQPDRFDFAALDRQIAFAEQAGLRLALIQELNPVYTPEWLRARARAAGECVRNANGEPGSIPSISSAIFARRQEQVVRATVEHLRQADPRRVVAWYHPGAEWWFPMGERYHPDDVARFRRWLRARYRSVGRLNASWGAAFPSFDAVPAPALDMMGGGRGRTDWATVVALDRGAQHVSWSTPAAIDAAAKPAADTFAAVTPGREYTVSAWAKLAGVRGYGAFIEVAWVRASGGAPFLLDDGMPVRGTRGWTRLHARFRAPKEAARAWVLLKVMGSGSVRFDDVEMREGAAGPNLAPNPRMESGDGEPAAWRFQNWSAGRAVRSAYLREGGRSGACLRVEIPEGGAAPYRNADAAAHDWSVFWYEAAADYINGLSALVKRLDPTRPTVTYLTMSWAFPAEWDETQRSAIAPDEVAMRGSAIDVFGMQLCSADGDPYRVTAVLDLMRKYGKPLWAVDLVDFTSGVHVGARVLGRVTQAAVQHGARGIVYCAWHIPTVLDYSFYPYVPLPETQRMLRDARSAIRRLDGLRVDPEGAILQPILPASPNDGQGFKNDPRSFMGWYRLLEEGHRTFDVVTARELTRGRAPLDGYRWVLAPDCAYLPRAALARLAAYARAGGVVVWAGRAPRRDEAARLLPAVAAAFPARRLPDLGRAYAGTPVRDTHAGNTPPLFLWRPDTATTRAAGSRARAALRRLLPGAERVGVALAGAGTGVRAVAYRGDGERAIHLAVAPNSKLPAGGVRLRFDARPRRLTVWADGVSLTPEWRGREVALPAFDSACIVRWRSPRASAAALAGRAR; translated from the coding sequence ATGGTCAGCCGAGTCCTCCGGGCCCTCCTTCCTGCCGCCGCGCTGGCCGCCCTCGGCGGAGCGCCGCCGCGCTTGCCGGCGGCGCCCCGCGTCGAGCCGCCGGTGGGCTGGTGCGCCTTCTACCCCTCGGTAGACGTGGGCACCGACGCCCTGCCGCGCTCGGGCGCGAGCATGCTCTCGGTGTGCGCGGGGGGCTGGGGCATGGCCCAGCAGCCGGACCGATTCGATTTCGCCGCTCTGGACCGGCAGATCGCCTTCGCCGAGCAGGCCGGCTTGCGGCTGGCGCTCATCCAGGAGCTGAACCCGGTCTACACTCCGGAGTGGCTGCGCGCGCGGGCGCGCGCGGCGGGTGAGTGCGTGCGTAACGCCAACGGGGAGCCCGGGTCGATCCCCTCTATCTCCTCGGCGATCTTCGCGCGGCGGCAGGAGCAGGTCGTCCGCGCCACGGTGGAGCACCTGCGGCAGGCGGACCCGCGGCGCGTGGTGGCCTGGTACCACCCGGGCGCCGAGTGGTGGTTCCCGATGGGCGAGCGCTACCATCCGGACGACGTGGCGCGGTTCCGGCGCTGGCTGCGGGCGCGCTACCGGTCCGTTGGTCGTCTCAACGCCTCGTGGGGCGCCGCGTTCCCCTCGTTCGACGCGGTCCCGGCCCCGGCGCTGGACATGATGGGCGGTGGGCGCGGCCGCACGGACTGGGCGACCGTGGTGGCGCTGGACCGGGGCGCGCAGCACGTCTCGTGGAGCACGCCCGCCGCCATCGACGCGGCCGCCAAGCCGGCGGCCGACACCTTCGCGGCGGTGACTCCCGGCCGCGAGTACACCGTCTCGGCGTGGGCGAAGCTGGCAGGGGTACGCGGCTATGGCGCCTTCATCGAGGTGGCCTGGGTGCGCGCCTCGGGCGGCGCGCCGTTCCTGCTCGACGACGGGATGCCGGTGCGCGGCACCCGGGGTTGGACGCGCCTACACGCCAGGTTCCGCGCGCCGAAGGAGGCCGCTCGCGCCTGGGTGCTGCTGAAGGTGATGGGTTCCGGGAGCGTGCGATTCGACGACGTGGAGATGCGCGAGGGGGCGGCCGGGCCGAACCTGGCGCCGAACCCGCGCATGGAGTCCGGCGACGGCGAGCCGGCGGCGTGGCGGTTCCAGAACTGGAGCGCGGGCCGCGCCGTGCGTTCCGCCTATCTGCGCGAGGGTGGGCGGAGCGGCGCCTGCCTGCGCGTGGAGATCCCGGAGGGCGGCGCGGCGCCCTACCGCAATGCCGACGCGGCGGCCCACGACTGGAGCGTCTTCTGGTACGAGGCCGCCGCCGACTACATCAACGGGCTTTCGGCGCTCGTGAAGCGGCTGGACCCCACGCGTCCCACCGTCACCTACCTCACCATGTCGTGGGCGTTCCCGGCGGAATGGGACGAGACTCAGCGCAGCGCCATCGCCCCGGACGAGGTGGCGATGCGTGGGAGCGCCATCGACGTGTTCGGAATGCAGCTCTGCAGCGCCGACGGTGACCCCTACCGCGTGACGGCCGTCCTGGACCTGATGCGCAAGTACGGCAAGCCGCTGTGGGCCGTCGACCTGGTGGACTTCACCTCCGGCGTGCACGTGGGCGCGCGCGTGCTCGGCCGGGTGACCCAGGCGGCGGTGCAGCACGGGGCGCGCGGCATCGTCTACTGCGCCTGGCACATTCCCACCGTGCTCGACTACAGCTTCTACCCCTACGTGCCGCTGCCGGAGACCCAACGCATGCTTCGCGACGCGCGATCAGCCATCCGGCGGCTTGACGGCTTGCGCGTGGACCCCGAGGGCGCCATCCTCCAGCCGATCCTCCCGGCCTCGCCGAATGATGGCCAGGGGTTCAAGAACGATCCGCGCAGCTTCATGGGCTGGTACCGCCTGCTGGAGGAGGGGCACCGGACCTTCGACGTCGTGACGGCGCGCGAGCTAACGCGCGGGCGGGCTCCCCTGGACGGCTACCGCTGGGTCCTTGCGCCGGACTGCGCCTACCTGCCTCGCGCCGCGCTCGCGCGCCTGGCCGCCTACGCGCGCGCCGGGGGCGTCGTGGTGTGGGCGGGCCGGGCTCCCCGGCGGGACGAGGCCGCCCGGCTGCTGCCCGCCGTCGCCGCGGCGTTCCCCGCCCGCCGGCTGCCCGACCTGGGCCGCGCCTACGCCGGCACCCCGGTGCGCGACACGCACGCGGGCAACACGCCGCCGCTCTTCCTGTGGCGCCCGGACACGGCGACGACGCGCGCGGCGGGCTCGCGGGCGCGCGCGGCACTGCGGCGGCTCCTGCCCGGCGCGGAGCGCGTGGGCGTCGCGCTCGCGGGTGCCGGAACCGGGGTGCGCGCCGTCGCCTACCGGGGTGACGGCGAGCGCGCCATTCATCTGGCCGTGGCCCCCAACAGCAAGCTGCCCGCCGGCGGCGTGCGGCTGCGGTTCGACGCGCGCCCGCGCCGCCTCACCGTGTGGGCGGACGGCGTAAGCCTGACGCCCGAATGGCGCGGCCGCGAGGTGGCGCTGCCGGCCTTCGACTCGGCCTGCATCGTGCGCTGGCGCTCCCCTCGGGCCAGCGCGGCCGCCCTGGCGGGCCGTGCCAGGTAG
- a CDS encoding DUF2231 domain-containing protein — translation MESRAKLVGHGIHPMLIVFPLGLLSISVVWDIVYLSTGEGAWAFMAFWCIAAGVIGGLLAAIFGVWDWLAIPSGTRARAVGLWHGTGNVVVVVLFIVSWLLRLGNPSVTPVSGFVLSCIGLALALVTGWLGGELVERLGVGVGQGANLNAPSSLASAAPPAAVNAPPGLHQGS, via the coding sequence GTGGAAAGCAGAGCGAAGCTCGTTGGGCATGGCATCCACCCCATGCTGATCGTGTTCCCACTGGGCCTTCTCTCCATATCGGTGGTGTGGGACATTGTGTACCTGAGCACGGGGGAAGGCGCATGGGCCTTCATGGCCTTCTGGTGCATCGCCGCGGGCGTCATCGGCGGCCTGCTGGCGGCAATCTTCGGCGTGTGGGATTGGCTGGCAATACCGTCCGGCACGCGCGCCAGGGCTGTCGGCCTGTGGCACGGCACCGGCAACGTCGTGGTCGTCGTGCTCTTCATCGTGAGTTGGCTGCTGCGCCTGGGCAACCCGAGCGTCACGCCGGTCTCCGGGTTCGTGCTCTCGTGCATCGGCCTGGCGCTGGCGCTGGTCACCGGGTGGCTCGGCGGCGAGCTGGTCGAGCGGCTGGGGGTTGGCGTCGGCCAGGGGGCGAACCTGAACGCCCCGAGCTCACTGGCGAGCGCCGCGCCTCCGGCCGCCGTGAACGCGCCGCCCGGGTTGCATCAGGGCAGTTGA
- a CDS encoding GTP cyclohydrolase I: protein MTLRSEADEPDVQAALHLHHRTLSEEQTRRFEGYAAEIFQALGMDLDTPSTRETPARFVRALFDVTAGYDGDPNLIKAFPTECRGDPDCSLSQIIEGPIQFYGLCEHHALPVFGSAYVGYVAHERIAGISKLTRVVRLFAQRFLLQERLGQQIVDALEAMLQPHGIAVCLGAHHLCAEMRGVRETSPLTRSTLWRGVYAANPALRSEFLAACGLER, encoded by the coding sequence GTGACGCTGCGATCCGAAGCCGATGAGCCAGACGTGCAGGCCGCCCTGCATCTGCACCATCGCACGCTCAGCGAGGAGCAGACCCGTCGTTTCGAGGGCTATGCCGCCGAGATCTTCCAGGCGCTCGGCATGGACCTCGACACGCCGTCCACGCGCGAGACACCGGCGCGTTTCGTGCGCGCCCTGTTCGACGTAACCGCCGGCTATGACGGCGACCCGAACCTGATCAAGGCGTTCCCCACGGAGTGCCGCGGGGACCCGGACTGCAGCCTGAGCCAGATCATCGAGGGGCCGATCCAGTTCTACGGGCTCTGCGAGCACCACGCGCTGCCCGTTTTCGGGAGCGCGTACGTGGGCTACGTCGCTCACGAGCGCATCGCCGGGATCTCCAAGCTGACGCGGGTGGTGCGCCTGTTCGCCCAGCGGTTCCTGCTGCAGGAGCGCCTGGGCCAGCAGATCGTGGATGCCCTGGAGGCGATGCTTCAGCCGCACGGTATCGCCGTCTGCCTTGGCGCGCACCACCTGTGCGCGGAGATGCGCGGTGTGCGCGAAACCTCACCGCTGACGCGTTCGACGCTGTGGCGTGGCGTCTACGCGGCAAACCCCGCGCTGCGATCCGAGTTTCTCGCTGCGTGCGGACTGGAGCGGTAG